The sequence GGCTCGACCTGCGCCACGACGTAGGTGCGGCTGCCGATCTCGTGCTGGGTCGTCCGGTCGTCCCTCAACTCCACGCGGGCCACGTTACCGCGCAGGCTGCTGACCGGTCGCGGCAGCGCTCTGCCAGACTTCCGCCCCGTGACTGACAAGACTGCGACCGCGACTCCACGGTCCACCGGCATCGACGGCTTCTTCCGCATCACCGAGCGGGGCTCCTCCGTGGCCCGCGAGGTCCGCGGTGGGATCGTCACGTTCCTGACGATGGCCTACATCATCGTCCTCAACCCGATCATCCTGCTCCAGGGCGAGGACATCAACGGGGAGCTCCTCGGGACGTTCCCGCAGATCGCCGCCGCAACCGCGCTGGCGGCCGGGGTGCTGACGATCCTGATGGGGGTGGTCGCCAACTATCCGCTGGCCCTGGCCACCGGCCTGGGCCTGAACGCCTTCGTCACCTTCTCGGTGGCGAGCCAGATGACGTGGGCCGACGCGATGGGGCTCGTGGTGATCGAAGGCGTGGTCATCCTGCTGCTGGTCCTCACCGGGTTCCGCGAGGCGGTCTTCCACGCGGTGCCGGCGCAGCTCAAGATCGCGATCTCGGTCGGCATCGGTCTGTTCATCGCGCTGATCGGTCTGGTCGACGCCGGGTTCGTGCGCCGTACGGGCGCTGGTCCGGTGCCGGTGGAGATGGGTATCGGTGGTCAGCTCGCAGGCTGGCCTGTCCTGGTGTTCGCCCTCGGGCTCGTGCTCGTCATCGCCCTCTACGTGCGCCAGGTCAAGGGCGCGATCCTGATCTCGATCCTCGTCACCACGGTGGTCGCCGTCGTCGTGGAGAAGGTCGCCCAGGTCGGCCCCACGTTCGCCGAGGACGGCGAGGTCAACCCGAAGGGCTGGAACCTCAACGTCCCGGCGCTGCCCGACAAGGTCTTCGACCTGCCCGACTTCGGGCTCCTCGGCAACTTCAGCCTGCTGGGCTCCTGGGAGAACGCCGGGATCGTCACCGTGGTGCTGCTGGTCTTCACGCTGCTCCTGGCCGACTTCTTCGACACGATGGGCACGATGACGGCCATCGGCGCCGAGGCCGGCCTGCTCGACGAGGAGGGCAACCCGCCCAACACCAAGCGCATCCTGATCGTCGACTCCCTCGCGGCCGCTGCGGGCGGCGCTGCAGCCGTGTCCAGCAACACCTCCTACATCGAGAGCGCCTCGGGTGTGGGCGAGGGGGCGCGGACGGGCCTCGCCTCCGTGGTCACCGGTGTCCTCTTCCTGCTGGCCACCCTGCTCGCCCCCCTCGTGGTCGTGATCCCCAACGAGGCAGCGGTGCCTGCGCTCGTGCTCGTCGGCTTCTTGATGATGCAGCAGGTGCGGGGCATCGACTGGGACGACCTCGAGATCGCCATCCCTGCGTTCCTGACGATCGTGCTGATGCCCTTCACCTACTCCATCTCCGCGGGGATCGGCGCCGGCTTCCTCGCCTTCGTCCTGATCAAGGTCGTCCGAGGCAAGGCGCGCGAGGTGCACGCCCTGATGTGGGTCGTGGCCGCGATGTTCGTCCTCTACTTCGCGATCAGCCCGATCTCGGCCCTGCTCGACCGCTGATCGCGCGGGAGGTCGCCGTCGGTGGCGTTTTGACCGCCCGTAGACCCCCCGGTAGATTGTCTCCTTGTGTCTGGCCCGCCCTCTGGCCTGCCCAGAACCTAGTCAGGCACTCACCTCCTGCGCACGCGCAGCCGGGCACCACCGCTCTCGAGCGGCAGTTCCCGAAACTCACCGCCTCGACAGGTCGTCGTTGCGAGATAGATGAGAAAGAAAGGGAACCACTCGGTGCCCACCATTCAGCAACTGGTCCGCAAGGGCCGCCAGGACAAGGTGTCCAAGAGCAAGACGCCTGCCCTGAAGGGATCCCCGCAGCGCCGTGGCGTCTGCACCCGCGTCTACACGACCACCCCGAAGAAGCCCAACTCCGCCCTCCGCAAGGTCGCCCGCGTGCGTCTGAGCTCCGGCGTCGAGGTCACGGCCTACATCCCGGGCGTCGGTCACAACCTGCAGGAGCACTCGATCGTGCTTGTGCGCGGCGGCCGTGTGAAGGACCTTCCCGGTGTCCGCTACAAGATCATCCGCGGCACGCTTGACACCCAGGGTGTCAAGAACCGCAAGCAGGCCCGCAGCCTCTACGGCGCGAAGAAGGAGAAGTAATGCCTCGCAAGGGTCCCGCTCCCAAGCGCCCCCTCGTCGTCGACCCGGTCTACGGCTCGCAGGTCGTCACCCAGCTCGTCAGCAAGGTCCTCCAGGACGGCAAGAAGGCCGTTGCCCAGCGCATCGTCTACACCGCGCTCGAGGGCTGCCGCGAGAAGACCGGCAGCGACCCGGTCGTCACGCTCAAGCGTGCGCTCGACAACGTCAAGCCGGCCCTCGAGGTCAAGTCCCGCCGCGTCGGCGGGGCGACCTACCAGGTCCCGGTCGAGGTCAAGGCCAACCGTCAGACCACGCTGGCCCTGCGCTGGCTCGTGGGCTACGCGGCCGACCGTCGTGAGAAGACGATGGCCGAGCGCCTCATGAACGAGATCCTCGACGCTTCCAACGGCCTCGGTGCCGCAGTGAAGAAGCGCGAGGACACGCACAAGATGGCCGAGTCCAACAAGGCCTTCGCCCACTACCGCTGGTGATGATCACGGCGTACGGCGCAGCAGCTGCTCCGCCGTACGCCGTGACCCACTGCACGCCCCACCAACTCGCAAGGGACTGAGAAACTACGTGGCCGTCGAAATCACCACCGACCTCAACAAGGTCCGCAACATCGGCATCATGGCGCACATCGACGCCGGCAAGACCACCACCACCGAGCGCATCCTGTTCTACACCGGCATCAGCTACAAGATCGGTGAGGTCCACGACGGTGCGGCCACGATGGACTGGATGGAGCAGGAGCAGGAGCGTGGCATCACCATCACCTCCGCTGCGACCACCTGCTGGTGGAAGAACCACCAGATCAACATCATCGACACCCCGGGCCACGTCGACTTCACGGTCGAGGTCGAGCGCTCGCTGCGCGTCCTCGACGGCGCAGTCGCGGTCTTCGACGGTGTCGCCGGCGTCGAGCCGCAGACGATGACGGTGTGGCGCCAGGCCAACAAGTACTCCGTGCCCCGCATGTGCTTCGTCAACAAGCTCGACCGCACCGGCGCCGACTTCTTCCGCTGCGTCGACATGATGGTCGAGCGCCTCAACTCCACCCCGCTGGTGCTGCAGCTCCCGATCGGCGCCGAGGGTGACTTCCTCGGGGTCGTCGACCTGGTCGGCATGCGTGCCCTGACCTGGCGTGGCGAGACCACGATGGGTGAGGACTACGAGGTCGAGGAGATCCCGGCCGACCTCGCCGAGCAGGCCGCGGAATACCGCGAGAAGCTGCTCGAGACCCTGGCCGAGGCCGACGACGAGATCATGGAGAAGTTCCTCGACGAGGGCGAGTTCACCGTCGAGGAGCTCGAGGCCGCGATCCGTCGCGCCACGCTCGCCGACAAGATCAACCCCGTCCTGTGCGGCACCGCGTTCAAGAACAAGGGCGTCCAGCCGCTGCTCGACGCGGTCGTGAAGTTCCTTCCCTCCCCGCTCGACATCGATGCCATCGTCGGGCACGCGCCCAACGACGAGGAGAAGGAGATCAAGCGTCTCCCCAGCGATGACGAGCCCTTCTGTGGCCTCGCCTACAAGATCGCCACCGACCCCCACCTCGGCAAGCTGATCTACGTCCGGGTCTACTCCGGCAAGCTCGAGGCCGGCTCGACCGTGGTCAACTCGGTCAACGGTCGCAAGGAGCGCGTCGGCAAGGTCTACCAGATGCACGCCAACAAGCGTGAGGAGATCGCCGCCGTCGGCGCCGGGCAGATCGTGGCCGTCATGGGGCTCAAGGACACCAAGACCGGTCACACCCTGTGCGACCCGCAGAACCAGGTCGTCCTCGAGTCGATGACGTTCCCGGCCCCGGTGATCGAGGTCGCGATCGAGCCGAAGACCAAGAGCGACCAGGAGAAGCTCGGCACCGCGATCCAGCGCCTCTCCGACGAGGACCCGACGTTCACCGTCAAGGCCGACGAAGAGACCGGCCAGACGATCATCGCCGGCATGGGTGAGCTCCACCTCGAGATCCTCGTCGACCGGATGAAGCGCGAGTTCCGGGTCGAGGCGACAGTCGGCAAGCCGCAGGTCGCCTACCGCGAGACCATCCGCAACACGGTCGAGAAGCACTCCTACACCCACAAGAAGCAGACCGGTGGGTCGGGTCAGTTCGCCAAGGTCGTCATCAACCTCGGTCCGAACATCGACCCCGAGACCGGTGTGGGCGCGGGCTACGAGTTCCAGAACAACGTCACCGGTGGTCGCGTGCCGAAGGAATACATCCCTTCGGTCGACCAGGGCGGCCAGGACGCCATGGAGTTCGGCGTCCTCGCCGGCTACCCGATGGTGGACGTGAAGTTCTCGCTGGAGGACGGCGCCTACCACGACGTCGACTCCTCCGAGCTCGCCTTCAAGATCGCCGGCAACCAGGCCTTCAAGGAGGCCGCCCGCCGGGCCAAGCCGGTGCTGCTCGAGCCGATGTTCGCCGTCGAGGTCACGACTCCCGAGAGCTTCCTCGGCACCGTGATCGGCGACATCAACTCGCGTCGCGGTCAGATCCAGGCTCAGGAGGAGCGTCACGGCGACATGGTCGTCAACGCCCTTGTGCCGCTGTCAGAGATGTTCGGGTACGTTGGCGACTTGAGGTCGAAGACCTCGGGACAGGCGTCGTACTCGATGGAGTTCGACTCGTACGCCGAGGTTCCCACGAACATCGCCGAGGAGATCGTCAAGAAGGTCCGCGGCGAATAGTCGCCACGGACCACCGGCACACGCACCACCCGTTTTTCACACCCACGAGTTCTAGTACCAATCCAACCAGGAGGAGCCCCAGTGGCTAAGGCGAAGTTCGAGCGGACCAAGCCGCACGTCAACATCGGAACCATCGGTCACATCGACCATGGCAAGACGACGTTGACCGCAGCAATCACCAAGGTGCTGCACGACGCGTACCCGAACCTCAACGAGGCGTCGGCGTTCGACCAGATCGACAAGGCGCCCGAAGAGCGTCAGCGCGGCATCACCATCTCGATCGCGCACGTCGAGTACCAGACCGAGTCGCGCCACTACGCGCACGTCGACTGCCCCGGTCACGCCGACTACATCAAGAACATGATCACCGGCGCTGCCCAGATGGACGGCGCGATCCTCGTGGTTGCCGCCACCGACGGTCCGATGCCGCAGACGCGTGAGCACGTGCTGCTCGCCCGCCAGGTCGGCGTGCCGGCCCTGGTCGTGGCGCTCAACAAGTGCGACATGGTCGACGACGAGGAGCTCATCGAGCTCGTCGAGATGGAGGTGCGTGAGCTCCTCTCCGAGTACGAGTTCGACGGCGACAACATCCCCGTCGTGCGCGTGGCTGCCTTCCCGGCGCTCCAGGGCGACGAGAAGTGGGGCAAGTCGGTCCTCGAGCTCATGGCCGCGGTGGACGAGTCCATCCCGACCCCGAGCGTGAGACCGAGAAGCCCTTCCTCATGCCCGTCGAGGACGTCTTCACGATCACCGGTCGTGGCACCGTCATCACCGGTCGCATCGAGCGCGGCATCGTCAAGGTCAACGAGGAGGTCGAGATCATCGGCATCCGCGAGACCAGCCAGAAGAGCACCGTCACCGGTGTCGAGATGTTCCGCAAGCTCCTCGACGAGGGCCAGGCCGGCGAGAACGTCGGCCTCCTGCTCCGTGGCACCAAGCGCGAGGACATCGAGCGCGGCATGGTCGTCATCAAGCCGGGCACCACGACCCTCACACCAACTTCGAGGCGTCGGTCTACATCCTCAGCAAGGACGAGGGCGGCCGTCACACGCCGTTCTTCAACAACTACCGTCCCCAGTTCTACTTCCGTACGACTGACGTGACCGGTGTTGTGACCCTGCCCGAGGGCACCGAGATGGTCATGCCGGGTGACAACACCGAGATGTCGGTCGAGCTCATCCAGCCCATCGCCATGGACGAGGGTCTGCGCTTCGCCATCCGCGAGGGTGGCCGCACCGTCGGCGCCGGCCGCGTCACCAAGATCACGAAGTGAGGACAGGCGGGTCGAGCTTGCTCGTACCCGCTCCGAGCTGAAGTGATCCCGGCGAGCGAAGCGAGTCCGTGATCACCAAGTGATCCCCGCTCGTCCCTGACGAGCAGCTGAACGGTCTACGAGGTCCCACTCCTTCGGGAGTGGGGCCTCGTGGCATCTCACGGGGACGGCGCTGGGACAATGGTCGGCGTGAACGACGCCCGCCCCGCCCGCCCGCACCACAAGCTCACCGACGACGGCCGGCGGGTGCGTGAGGTGCTCACCTACTCGCGCCGGGGCAGCAGGTTCACGCCCAAGCAGGCTGCAGGCTGGGCCGCCCACCAGGCCGACTGGGTGATACCGGACGAGGCAGTCGATCGGCCCGGCTTCCGGATCGCCGACGCGTGGGACCGTGAGGCCCCCTTGATCGTGGAGATCGGCTCCGGGGTCGGCGAGGCCACCGCCGCGCTCGCCGCCGCTCGACCGGATGCCAACATCCTGGCGTTCGAGGTCTGGCGGCCGGGGATCGCCGACTCGCTCTGGCGGGTCGCAGAGGCCGGAGCCGACAACGTGCGCTTCTGCGGCGTCGACGCGGTCTGGTCGCTCGAGCACCTGATCGAGCCCGGGAGCCTGAGCGAGCTCTGGACCTTCTTCCCGGACCCCTGGCACAAGACCAAGCACAACAAGCGACGGTTCGTGACCGCGACCAACGCCGCCATCGCAGCGTCACGGCTCGAGCACGGTGCCGTATGGCGCCTGGCCACCGACTGGGCCGACTACGCCAACCAGATGGTTGACGTGCTCGACGCGGAGCCGCTGCTCGAGGGGGGTCGGGTCGGTCGCTGGGACGACCGCCCAGTCACCAGGTTCGAGCGCAAGGGGCTCGAGAAGGGCCGGACGATCACCGACCTCGCCTACACACGCACCAGTCACTGACCCGGCGCGAAGCGCAGCCCCTGCTCCTCGAGCATCGCCTCGACCCGCAGCCGCGCCGCCTCCCGGTCCGGGCCGGCGGGCACGCCGCTGAGCATGTCCGGGAGTCCAAGCGCTTGGCAGGCCTGGACCAGGGTCTCGTCGTAGGCCGCGAGCACAGCGACCCGACGGACCTGGCTCGTCCCGGGCGCGATGCGCTCGGTGGCGGCACGCAGACGCCGCAGGTCGGCGGCGACCCGCTCGATCGGGGGGCCGACCGGCGCGGGCGGGGAGGGCCGGTGGCGACGGGCGAGACGCCAGGTCGCAGCACCGTAGAGCACCACCCAGAGCGCCGCCACGAGCAGCGCTGTGCCCGCGGCTATCGTCAGGATGCTCTCCCACATGAGAGCTTCAGCGCTCTCCCACCAGTCGGCGGCGCATCGCTGCTTCGCGCTCCAGCCGGGCCATGTCCCGTTCCCGGCGCGCGGCCATGACCGCGGCGAGGAGGTCCTGGGGGTGGGTGCCGGGTGGGGGTGGTGGTGCGACGTAGGCCGAGACGTCGGCCGCCAGCCGTGAGCCCAGGTCGTGACGCGTGCGGCTGTCGAGCGTCGCCGCCCGGCCGAGGTATTGCCGGATCGCCAGCGCGAGGCCCGTCGGCAGGGTGGCCAGATCCGCGTTCTGCGCCCACGCCTGCAGGTGGGGTGGCATCAGGGCCGCGGGCGCGAGTCGCAACCGCACGCGCTCTCGCACGACATAGGTGCCGGCTGCATGGTCACCGAGCCGCTTGCCCTTCGCTGACAGAAGCGCGGAGAAGAACGCCGGTGTGCCGGTGAAGGCATAGATCTCGACGAAGCCCACCAGTGCCCGGACGAAGGCGTGCTGGAACGACACGGGGCCGGCGTCGTCACGGACGGCTCGCAGGCCGCAGGCCCATTTGCCCAGCGAGCGGCCACGGGTGAGTGTCTCCACCGTCGTCGGTATGGCGATGAACACCGTGATCAGGGTCGCGACGGTGGCGACGTGGAACAGCGCCTCGCCGCTCTGCAGCGCGGCCACGCCGAGGACCACGAAGACGACGACCAGCAGCACCAGCGTCACCACGATGTCGATCAGGCCGCTGACGATCCGGGAGCCGAGGCTGGCGGGGGCAGGTCGAGCGCGACCGCCTCGCCCGTGACGTGGTCGTCGACGGTGAGGCTGGCGAAGGCAGGACCAGGGCTCGACATCGCTGCCAGCATAGGCTGGGGCCGTGGACCTCGACGCCTACGTGCTGGCTCATCAGGATGCCTGGCGTCGGCTCGAGGAGCTCACGTCACGACGCCGTCTCCGCGATGCCGACAACGACGAGCTCGTCGACCTCTACCAACGGGTCGCGACCCACCTCTCGGTCGTGCGGACCTCGGCCCCCGATGCCGCACTGATCGCCTACCTCTCCTCGATCCTGGCCCGGGCGCGGCTGCGCACGGTGGGGACGCGAGCGACGACGTGGAGCAGCGTCGGCACGTTCTTCACCGACCGGTTCCCGGCGGCGCTCTACCGTCTGCGCTGGTGGTGGATGGCGACGCTCGCGGCCAACGTCGTGGTGACGGCCGTGATGATGTGGTGGCTGCTGCAGAACCCGGCCGTCGAGCAGAGCATGCTCACACCCTCGGAGGTCGACCAGCTGGTCAGCGAGGACTTCGAGAACTACTACAGCGAGCACGCCGCCTCGCACTTCGCGGCCCAGGTGTGGATCAACAACGCATGGGTCGCAGCCCTGTGCCTCGCCCTGGGGGTGCTCGGTGCGCCGGTGATCTATCTGCTCTTCCAGAACATCGCCAACCTCGCCGTGATCGGCTCGATCATGATCCGGCACGACCACGGCGCCCACTTCTGGGGCTGATCAGTCCCCATGGGCTGCTGGAGCTGACGGCCGTCTTCGTCGCCGGGGGAGTCGGCCTGCGCCTGTTCTGGTCCTGGGTCTCGCCCGGCGACCTCACCCGGTCCCAGTCGATGGCGCGTGAGGGCCGGACGGCCGGAACGGTCGCCCTGGGGCTCGTCGTGGTGCTGTTCGTCAGTGGCGTCATCGAGGCCTTCGTGACCCCGTCGGGCCTGCCGACTCCGGCCAGGGTCGGGATCGGGGTGGTCGCCGAGCTCGCCTTCTTCGCCTACGTCTTCGTCGTCGGTCGCAACGCGGTGGCTCGCGGACACACCGGCGACATCGATGCAGCCCTGCTCGAGGACCGCGTCGCGACCCAGGCCTGAGCCGGCTCAGAGCAGGCCGCGGGCCTTCAGGGTCAGGTAGTGGTCGGCCAGGGCCGGCGGCAGGGCCTCCGCATCGGCATCCACCACGTCCACCCCGAGGGCCGTCAGGATCTCCCCGGCCCGCTGTCGCTGCTGGATCACGACCGCTGCGGCAGCCGCCCCATAGACCTCGCCCAGGGTGTCGCGCCTGTCCTCGAGCCGATGCAGTGCCGGGTCCGCGACGGAGGCGACGACGACGCGGTGGTGGCGCAGCAGGGCAGGCAGCACGGGCAGCAGGCCCTCGATCACCGATGCCGGCTCGAGGGGGTCAGGAGCACGACGAGCGCACGTTGGCGACCCAGGCTGTTGACCGCCCCGGCCAGGGCGCGCCAGTCCGCCTCCGCGATCACCGGCTCGAGGTCGGCCATCGCGTCCTGGAGGGTGGCGGCGACGTCGCGGGCACGTGCCGCACGCAACCGGGTGCGGACCTGTCGATCCCCGGCGAGGAAGTCCACCCGGTCGCCTGCCCGGGCGGCGAGCGCCGCGAGGAGCAGCGCCGCGTCCATGGCCGAGTCGAGTCGGGGCACGTCGCCGACCCGGGCTGCGGAGACGCGCGAGGTGTCCAGGACGAGCACGACCCGACGGTCGCGTTCGGGTTGCCAGGTGCGCACGACCACGTTGCGGTTGCGGGCAGTGGCGCGCCAGTCGATGGCGCGCACGTCGTCCCCGCGGACGTATTCGCGCAGCGAGTCGAACTCCGTGCCGGCACCACGGGTGCGCACGGCGGAGCGCCCATCGAGCTCGCGCAGGCGCGCCAGGCGCGAAGGCAGGTGCTTGCGCGACTCGAAGGCAGGCAGCGAGCGCAGCCTCCCGGGCACGTCGATGGTCGACTGCCGGGCCGCCAGCCCCAACGGGCCGGGGATCCGCACGGTCACCCCGACCGCCCGCAGGTCCCCTCGACGACGGGGACGCAGGGCAGTGATGAGCGGCAGCGTCTGGCCGGCGTCCAGCCGGACCGGGTGACGGTTGCCGGTGGCGCCCGCAGTCGGCTGCCAGGCGTCACGCACCGTCGCACGCACCAGCATCCTGCCCGGATTGCTGATCAGCAGGCACGACTGCGACTCGGCGCCCAGGCGCACCGGTGGCAGGTCCGCACGGCGGACGGTGAGGCGGTCGGGACGAGCGGCCAGCAGCCAGTCCGCGAGCACGACCACGCTGACGAGCAGCACCCACAGCCACACGGTGCTCATGGCTGGTCGCAGCACCACGGGCACCATGCCCAGGAGCAGCAGCAGGGGAGTGCGACCGGTGATGACCATGGCGAGGACGAGGCTCCGCCGGTCTCAGCGGGGGACCGGGACGGAGTTGAGGGACGACGTCAGCACGGCAGCCACGTCGACCCCCTCGAGCTCGGCCTCGGGACGCAGCGCCAGGCGATGGACGAGCGTCGCGTGCGCGAGTGCCTTGACGTCGTCGGGCGTGACGAAGTCGCGACCGGTCAGCCATGCCCAGGCTCGGGCTGCTCGCATCAGCGCAGTGGCGCCACGCGGGGAGACTCCCAGTGAGAGCGACGGGGACTCGCGGGTCGCCCGCGCGATGTCGACGATGTATCCGGCCACCTCGGGGGAGACCTGCACGGAGCGTACGGCGACCTGCCCCGCCTCGATGTCTGCTGGCCCGGCCACCGGCACCACCCCGGCTGCCAGCACGTCGCGGGGGTCGAAGCCCGCCGCGTGCCGCGCGAGGATCTCCAGCTCGTCTCCTCGTCCCGGGACGGGGAGGATGATCTTGAGCAGGAACCGGTCGAGCTGGGCCTCCGGGAGCGGGTAGGTGCCCTCGTACTCGACGGGGTTCTGTGTCGCGGCGACCAGGAACGGCCGTGGCAGGGGACGCGAGGTCCCGTCGACGGAGACCTGGCCCTCCTCCATCGCCTCGAGCAGGGCCGACTGTGTCTTGGGTGGGGTGCGGTTGATCTCGTCGGCCAGCAGGAGGTTGGTGAACAGGGGCCCCTCGCGGAAGGTCAGCTCACCGGCGCGCCCGTCGATGACCATGGAGCCGGTGATGTCGCCGGGCATCAGGTCGGGAGTGAACTGCACGCGCCGCGTCCCCACGTCCAACGCCGCCGACAAGGTCCGCACCAGCAGCGTCTTGGCGACGCCGGGCACACCCTCCATCAGGACGTGACCGCCGCACAGCAGCGCCACGAGGAGGCCGGAGACGGCCGCTTCCTGGCCGACGACAGCCTTGGCGACCTCGGCGCGGACCTCGCCGAGCCGCTCACGGGCGGCTCGGTGGTCGGTGGGCTCGTCAGTGGTGTGGCTCATGTGCGGCGTACCTCTCTGTCTAGCTCGGCCAGCTTCGTGGCCAGGCGGATGAGTTCGTCGTCGGCGCCCGGTGGGGCGGCGCCCTCGCCGATCAGGTCTTCGATCTCCGCGACCGGACGACCCACCCGCGCGGCGACGTCTCGCGCGAGGGCGCCGCCGTCGTCGGGCGGCAACCGCAGGTGGGAGGCAAGAGCGGTGCGCGTCGACCTGCGCAGGACCTTTGCGGCGTGGGCGCGTGCCGAGGCTGCGCGATAGAGGCGACCGCGCGCCTCGGTGCTCTCCAGTGACCGCACGGAGACGGGCAGCGGCTCGACGGCGAGCGGGCCGAGCCGCCGGCCTCGCCACCAGACCACCGCGAGCGTCGCGATCCCCGACACCCACAGCCCCGGGACGAGCCAGGCGGGCAGCAGGGTCCGCAGGCTCACACCGTCCGCCGCGACGAGATCCTCGACGCTGGGGACGTACCAGACCAGCCGCTCGCGCTGACCCAGCAGGCGCAGCGCGACAGCGGCGTTCTCGGCTCGCAGGACCTGATCGTTCTCGAGGATCCCGGGGGCGCCCAACAGGACGAGGTCTTCATCTGCGGAGGCCACGAGCCACCCGGAGCCCTCGGCGAAGCAGCCGACGCTCGTGGCATAGGAGGTGGCCACATCAGTCTGGATCGACAGCGGCGACAGGTCACCCAGGCCCGTGTCCGTGCACTCACCTGCTCGCTGCTCCGGCATCCGGTCGGTCGTGGACTCGACGTCGACGCCGAGGGCCTTGATCGTCCCCGGACCGGGCTGCGCGACGACGATGGTGCTCCTGGCCGCCGTCGACCTCAGCTCCTCGGCCGTGCTCTGACCGAGGCTGTCGGCGGAGGTCACCACGACCGTCGTCGACGCGTCGGGCCGGCTCTCGATGAGCGCGGCCGCCGACCGCACGACGTCGACGTCGACGCCCTCGGCTGCGAGCACGCGGGCCAGGGCGCGCGCTCCACGGGGGCCAGGGTTGTCCGGATCGAGGTCGGCGCCGGTCTGCGGACCGTTGCTCGCCAAGACAGCGACAGCCAGGGCGAGCACGGTGCCCACGCCGACGACGAGCAGCGCGCGATGGCGCTGGAGCCAGGTCCTCACCGGACGCCGGCCAGCTCGTCGTCGAGGGACATGACGAGGAGTGCCTGTTCGCGGGTGGCCTCGCGATCGCCATACAGCACCAGCTCGAAGAGGCGGGCGCTCTCCGACATGCGCTCCGTGCTGTGGGGGTATGTCGAGCGCAGCGCCTCGACCACTTCACGGGCCGTGGCGCCCGGGGTCTCGTCCAGCCTGCCCACCTCGACCTGACGCGTCGCCAGGGCTCGGAACGCGTCGACCAGGGCGTCCGAGCACCGAGCCTCGTCGAGCGCGACCTGTGCCCGCTCTCGCCACTCGCGAGCCGTGACGGACCTGTCGGGGACGACCTGCCGATCGCCGTTGATGCGGCGCGGCGCGGAACGCACGCGTGTTGCCAGCCAGATGAGGAGGACCACCAGGGCCAGGCCCACGACCATCGCTGCCAGGGCGGAGAGCGGAGGTGCACTCGACGCGGCGGTGAGGACGTCGACGAAGAGACGCCCCAGCCCGTCCAGCAGCCGCCGGAGCAGGTCGTCCTGGTGGTAGGCGGGGTCCAGGAGCTCGCCGCGCAGGAGGTTGCGACCTTCCTCCGGTGTCGGGTCGAGGGGAGGGTCCGGCGCCAGCAGCGTCGTCACGACTGGATGATCCCCGCCCGTTGCATCAGAACGACGTCGAAGGCCTCGGTCCGCATGCGCAGGTCGATGTACTGCAAGGTGGCGACCGCCGTCGTGAAGGGCGCGACGAAGGCTGCCGCGATCACCGACGCCAGCGCCTGGCCGATGATGAGCAGGAAGAGGCCGGCTTCGCCGGGGAGGCCGCCCAGCAGCACACCCTGGCTGAGGATGCTGATCGGCGCCGAGAGCATCGATCCGGCGATCTGGGCGATCACATAGGTGAGGAGCCCGATGCCCAGGGTGCGCCAGAACGCCGTGCTGCTGAGGGT comes from Nocardioides piscis and encodes:
- the rpsG gene encoding 30S ribosomal protein S7, translated to MPRKGPAPKRPLVVDPVYGSQVVTQLVSKVLQDGKKAVAQRIVYTALEGCREKTGSDPVVTLKRALDNVKPALEVKSRRVGGATYQVPVEVKANRQTTLALRWLVGYAADRREKTMAERLMNEILDASNGLGAAVKKREDTHKMAESNKAFAHYRW
- the rpsL gene encoding 30S ribosomal protein S12, which translates into the protein MPTIQQLVRKGRQDKVSKSKTPALKGSPQRRGVCTRVYTTTPKKPNSALRKVARVRLSSGVEVTAYIPGVGHNLQEHSIVLVRGGRVKDLPGVRYKIIRGTLDTQGVKNRKQARSLYGAKKEK
- a CDS encoding RDD family protein — translated: MVTLVLLVVVFVVLGVAALQSGEALFHVATVATLITVFIAIPTTVETLTRGRSLGKWACGLRAVRDDAGPVSFQHAFVRALVGFVEIYAFTGTPAFFSALLSAKGKRLGDHAAGTYVVRERVRLRLAPAALMPPHLQAWAQNADLATLPTGLALAIRQYLGRAATLDSRTRHDLGSRLAADVSAYVAPPPPPGTHPQDLLAAVMAARRERDMARLEREAAMRRRLVGER
- the fusA gene encoding elongation factor G, with the protein product MAHIDAGKTTTTERILFYTGISYKIGEVHDGAATMDWMEQEQERGITITSAATTCWWKNHQINIIDTPGHVDFTVEVERSLRVLDGAVAVFDGVAGVEPQTMTVWRQANKYSVPRMCFVNKLDRTGADFFRCVDMMVERLNSTPLVLQLPIGAEGDFLGVVDLVGMRALTWRGETTMGEDYEVEEIPADLAEQAAEYREKLLETLAEADDEIMEKFLDEGEFTVEELEAAIRRATLADKINPVLCGTAFKNKGVQPLLDAVVKFLPSPLDIDAIVGHAPNDEEKEIKRLPSDDEPFCGLAYKIATDPHLGKLIYVRVYSGKLEAGSTVVNSVNGRKERVGKVYQMHANKREEIAAVGAGQIVAVMGLKDTKTGHTLCDPQNQVVLESMTFPAPVIEVAIEPKTKSDQEKLGTAIQRLSDEDPTFTVKADEETGQTIIAGMGELHLEILVDRMKREFRVEATVGKPQVAYRETIRNTVEKHSYTHKKQTGGSGQFAKVVINLGPNIDPETGVGAGYEFQNNVTGGRVPKEYIPSVDQGGQDAMEFGVLAGYPMVDVKFSLEDGAYHDVDSSELAFKIAGNQAFKEAARRAKPVLLEPMFAVEVTTPESFLGTVIGDINSRRGQIQAQEERHGDMVVNALVPLSEMFGYVGDLRSKTSGQASYSMEFDSYAEVPTNIAEEIVKKVRGE
- the trmB gene encoding tRNA (guanine(46)-N(7))-methyltransferase TrmB, whose product is MVGVNDARPARPHHKLTDDGRRVREVLTYSRRGSRFTPKQAAGWAAHQADWVIPDEAVDRPGFRIADAWDREAPLIVEIGSGVGEATAALAAARPDANILAFEVWRPGIADSLWRVAEAGADNVRFCGVDAVWSLEHLIEPGSLSELWTFFPDPWHKTKHNKRRFVTATNAAIAASRLEHGAVWRLATDWADYANQMVDVLDAEPLLEGGRVGRWDDRPVTRFERKGLEKGRTITDLAYTRTSH
- a CDS encoding NCS2 family permease — translated: MTDKTATATPRSTGIDGFFRITERGSSVAREVRGGIVTFLTMAYIIVLNPIILLQGEDINGELLGTFPQIAAATALAAGVLTILMGVVANYPLALATGLGLNAFVTFSVASQMTWADAMGLVVIEGVVILLLVLTGFREAVFHAVPAQLKIAISVGIGLFIALIGLVDAGFVRRTGAGPVPVEMGIGGQLAGWPVLVFALGLVLVIALYVRQVKGAILISILVTTVVAVVVEKVAQVGPTFAEDGEVNPKGWNLNVPALPDKVFDLPDFGLLGNFSLLGSWENAGIVTVVLLVFTLLLADFFDTMGTMTAIGAEAGLLDEEGNPPNTKRILIVDSLAAAAGGAAAVSSNTSYIESASGVGEGARTGLASVVTGVLFLLATLLAPLVVVIPNEAAVPALVLVGFLMMQQVRGIDWDDLEIAIPAFLTIVLMPFTYSISAGIGAGFLAFVLIKVVRGKAREVHALMWVVAAMFVLYFAISPISALLDR